One genomic region from Flagellimonas oceani encodes:
- a CDS encoding helix-turn-helix domain-containing protein, which produces MNQIQFIGTTPQQLRNDINNDVKTQIDELKKCFQPKNPEELLSRSETAELLKINLSTLYLWTKKRKLKSYGLSGKVYYKRSEVESALIALND; this is translated from the coding sequence ATGAACCAGATTCAATTCATTGGCACCACGCCACAGCAATTACGAAATGACATCAACAACGATGTCAAAACACAAATTGACGAACTCAAAAAGTGTTTCCAACCCAAGAACCCCGAGGAACTTCTATCAAGATCCGAAACTGCCGAACTTCTAAAAATCAACCTTAGCACATTGTATTTATGGACCAAAAAAAGAAAACTCAAATCCTATGGTCTTTCCGGAAAGGTCTATTACAAAAGAAGTGAAGTTGAATCGGCATTAATTGCCCTAAACGATTAA
- a CDS encoding tyrosine-type recombinase/integrase yields the protein MANIKFYPHKRAGSCKVYLRLNIGREKDFRLSTGLSIQNAKDWNHTTNLPKENDPKNKKLKNRLNDLARELDKFIDDTEKDETKGLFDIESKHIKTIIQKFNNLEPIKEKEFLVPYSKWFSEDLKKRTYIRNNVKLYYKQNTVEKYLNFSKILEKYQKHKGHKLKIKEVNTRFATDFLDYLTNTEIKSINTKGRYIKRLKTIVRDSQLNGCKVDPDYMNIKGFQDENIVTYLTFEEIDQIIEKEMPNERLQIAKDWFIISCYTAQRISDLHRFTKNNIQTIDGGKYIILKQFKTGKNIEIPIHYKVDEVLGRYGNDFPPKFTDNEQSQRSILSTLIKEVCRISGLREKVQGRYNGKKGLFPKHKLISNHTGRRSFACNFYNLGNWSTQEIMNITGHVNERNFLTYIDKSDPTLSRIARAKFDAMEQEDQRRKEPQLKVVNN from the coding sequence ATGGCAAATATTAAATTCTATCCCCATAAAAGGGCAGGCTCCTGCAAAGTATATCTAAGACTCAATATTGGGCGGGAAAAAGATTTTCGACTCTCCACGGGCCTATCAATTCAAAATGCAAAGGATTGGAACCACACCACCAACTTACCCAAGGAAAACGACCCTAAGAACAAGAAATTAAAAAACCGTCTCAACGATCTTGCAAGAGAGTTGGACAAATTCATTGATGATACCGAGAAAGATGAGACCAAAGGACTGTTCGATATTGAAAGTAAGCACATAAAAACCATCATACAGAAGTTTAACAACTTGGAACCCATCAAGGAAAAAGAGTTTTTGGTGCCTTATTCTAAATGGTTTAGTGAAGACTTAAAGAAAAGGACCTATATCCGGAATAACGTAAAACTGTACTACAAACAAAACACCGTTGAGAAATACCTCAACTTTTCCAAAATACTGGAGAAGTATCAAAAGCACAAGGGCCATAAGTTGAAAATTAAAGAGGTTAACACGCGATTTGCAACTGATTTTCTTGATTATCTAACCAATACAGAGATAAAGAGCATAAATACTAAGGGAAGATACATTAAGCGCCTTAAAACGATTGTGAGGGATTCGCAACTGAATGGCTGCAAGGTTGACCCTGACTACATGAACATCAAAGGTTTTCAAGACGAAAATATTGTAACCTATTTGACCTTTGAAGAAATTGATCAAATCATTGAAAAGGAGATGCCGAATGAACGGCTTCAGATTGCAAAGGATTGGTTCATTATTTCCTGCTACACCGCTCAACGAATTTCAGACTTGCACCGCTTCACCAAAAACAACATCCAGACCATTGATGGTGGTAAGTATATTATTCTCAAACAATTCAAAACCGGAAAGAATATTGAAATACCTATTCATTACAAGGTGGATGAGGTACTTGGGAGATACGGCAATGATTTCCCTCCAAAATTCACCGACAACGAGCAAAGTCAGCGCAGCATACTATCCACATTAATAAAGGAGGTTTGCAGAATATCCGGGCTTAGGGAAAAAGTTCAGGGAAGGTACAACGGTAAAAAAGGTTTGTTCCCAAAACACAAATTGATCAGCAACCATACCGGCAGGCGTTCCTTTGCATGCAACTTCTATAACTTGGGGAATTGGTCCACGCAAGAGATAATGAATATAACGGGCCACGTAAACGAACGTAATTTTTTGACATACATAGATAAGTCGGACCCAACACTTTCAAGGATTGCAAGAGCAAAATTTGATGCAATGGAACAAGAAGACCAACGCAGAAAAGAACCTCAACTTAAAGTCGTAAACAATTAA
- a CDS encoding YceI family protein, with amino-acid sequence MKKVIFTLAFLTTLMVTAQSTWKSDAAHSKIGFGISHLMISTVEGHFSDFDITATATDTFEDAEFMVDIKTTSIDTDNERRDDHLRSADFFEVEKYPSITFKSTDYEKTGDNTFKLTGDLTIHGVTKKATLDGTVNGIITDQRSQKLKAGLKLTGTIDRLEFGVGEESASIGNEVKLTIHLEMAQQ; translated from the coding sequence ATGAAAAAAGTAATTTTTACATTGGCCTTCCTGACCACCTTGATGGTCACGGCGCAATCCACGTGGAAATCTGACGCCGCGCACTCCAAGATCGGTTTCGGTATTTCGCACCTTATGATATCCACCGTGGAAGGACATTTTAGCGACTTTGATATAACCGCAACGGCAACCGATACTTTTGAGGATGCCGAATTTATGGTGGACATTAAAACTACCAGTATAGATACCGACAATGAAAGGCGAGACGACCACTTAAGGAGTGCCGACTTTTTTGAGGTGGAAAAGTATCCTTCCATAACATTTAAAAGCACGGATTATGAAAAAACCGGCGACAATACGTTTAAACTCACGGGCGACCTCACCATTCATGGTGTGACCAAGAAAGCGACCTTGGACGGTACGGTAAACGGTATTATCACAGACCAACGAAGTCAAAAATTGAAAGCAGGGCTAAAACTCACCGGAACCATTGACAGATTGGAGTTTGGTGTTGGTGAGGAATCGGCCTCGATCGGAAACGAGGTAAAGTTGACCATTCACTTGGAAATGGCGCAGCAATAA
- a CDS encoding sensor histidine kinase — protein sequence MISKKELLFQIVLHVLVLLFFSFDRNTGSIVVHRAIFLLFYAFATVGITYYLMPKFLYKKKYWQFFVGSAIVVAIVITVEEAILEPIIFPNTKRANTFPGIYISLLGVLPVMFILSGCKFGWDALKKQAQIDELETTIQESELQFLRSQINPHFLFNNLNNLYSYALQESPKTPEIILEMSGVLRYMLYESKEQLVPLKKELEQLGNFIRLYKLQIEDRGDVQFDVDEMEGEYRIAPLILIVFIENAFKHSQSGQSSDIEIDISVRLNNSILEFRCKNNYEPGFSLDSVAKGIGLKNVKKRLELLYPKKHILQIEEADNSYQVYLKLELEKV from the coding sequence TTGATTTCTAAAAAGGAACTTCTTTTTCAAATAGTATTGCACGTATTGGTCCTGTTGTTCTTTTCTTTTGACAGGAACACAGGGAGCATAGTGGTGCACAGGGCCATATTTCTATTGTTTTATGCATTTGCCACTGTGGGCATCACCTATTATCTGATGCCAAAATTTCTGTACAAAAAGAAATATTGGCAATTCTTTGTGGGGTCGGCCATAGTTGTAGCCATAGTGATAACCGTAGAGGAGGCCATTCTGGAGCCCATTATATTCCCTAATACAAAAAGGGCAAACACCTTTCCGGGAATTTATATTTCACTTTTGGGGGTGTTGCCCGTTATGTTCATCCTATCGGGCTGTAAATTTGGCTGGGATGCCCTTAAAAAGCAAGCGCAGATCGATGAGCTCGAGACCACCATTCAAGAAAGTGAGCTACAGTTTTTAAGAAGCCAGATAAACCCACATTTTTTGTTCAACAATCTCAATAACCTGTATTCCTACGCCTTACAGGAATCACCAAAAACACCAGAGATCATATTGGAGATGAGCGGTGTACTGCGCTATATGTTGTACGAATCCAAGGAACAATTGGTGCCCTTGAAAAAGGAACTGGAACAATTGGGCAATTTTATCCGTTTGTATAAATTGCAGATAGAGGACAGGGGAGACGTACAGTTTGATGTAGATGAAATGGAAGGCGAGTACAGGATTGCGCCCTTGATCTTGATCGTATTTATCGAAAATGCATTCAAGCACAGCCAATCCGGTCAATCTTCGGATATAGAGATAGATATTTCCGTTAGGCTCAACAATTCCATATTGGAGTTCCGTTGCAAGAACAATTATGAACCCGGCTTTAGTTTGGACAGCGTTGCCAAGGGCATCGGCCTTAAAAATGTAAAGAAACGCCTGGAACTACTTTACCCAAAAAAGCATATTTTGCAGATAGAGGAAGCCGATAATAGTTACCAAGTATATTTAAAGCTGGAACTGGAAAAGGTATAA
- a CDS encoding LytR/AlgR family response regulator transcription factor, with product MRCIIVEDQPPAQRILRKFIQDVPTLELVDVFSDGLKAMEFLNAESVDLMFLDIHLPKINGLDFLKSIPDPPHVILTTAFSEYALEGYDLNVVDYLLKPFSFQRFLQAVNKVNAKYEPNGPKNESGPLTEIYIKSSHEHIKVLVKDIYTITSDSDYTEIHLKERKILSNEPLRHWVKVLGSNQFYQIHKSHIINTQKIDRISGNLVLLTNGAKIPMGRAYKENFLKSIL from the coding sequence ATGAGGTGTATTATCGTTGAAGACCAACCGCCGGCGCAGCGGATTTTGAGAAAGTTCATTCAGGATGTTCCCACTCTGGAGCTAGTGGATGTGTTTTCCGATGGATTGAAGGCCATGGAGTTCTTGAATGCAGAATCCGTTGACCTTATGTTCTTGGATATTCACCTGCCCAAAATAAACGGACTGGATTTTTTGAAGAGCATCCCCGACCCGCCACATGTAATTTTGACCACCGCTTTTTCCGAATATGCCCTCGAAGGGTACGACCTAAACGTAGTAGATTACCTGTTGAAGCCTTTTTCTTTCCAACGCTTTTTGCAGGCCGTGAACAAGGTAAATGCCAAGTACGAACCCAATGGCCCCAAAAATGAGAGTGGGCCCTTAACGGAGATCTACATAAAGTCCAGCCACGAGCACATCAAGGTCCTCGTCAAGGATATTTACACCATCACATCCGATTCCGACTATACCGAAATCCATCTCAAAGAAAGAAAAATACTTTCCAACGAGCCCCTTCGACATTGGGTAAAGGTCCTGGGAAGCAACCAATTTTACCAGATTCATAAATCACATATCATCAATACGCAAAAAATCGATAGGATCTCCGGCAACTTGGTCTTGTTGACCAATGGCGCCAAAATCCCAATGGGAAGGGCCTACAAAGAAAATTTTTTAAAGAGCATCCTATAA
- a CDS encoding solute:sodium symporter family transporter, protein MALISFLGFTLLVGIISWWSVRKTDESSSDGYFLGGRSLTAGVIAGSLLLTNLSTEQIVGLNGSAYKDGLSVMAWETLAALAIVVTALFLLPRYLKGGLTTVPQFLAKRFDVATKTITSGLFLTGYVVVLLPVILYSGSVAISGMFDVPALLGVSESSALVICIWGIGIIGSIYAVFGGLKAVAVSDSINAVGLIIGGIMIPIFGLMAIGDGSVMGGLDTLMAANPERFDSTGNPGQEVPFSTIFTGMMLVQLFYWGTNQQIIQRGLGAKNLAEGQKGLLLAAFLKILGPIILVLPGMIAYYYFEGGLASSDLAYPELVRAVLPKPLMGFFAAVLFGAILSSFNSVLNSSVTLFGIDIYKQHINKNAPEMTVVKYGKVFGVCLALAAMFIAPLIANAGSLFNYLQEINGIYSIPIFTIIVVGYLTKKVPAIAAKVGILSGSILYIISQFIVGPKMVSQALAEAKANGITDPVELNLIEAGAYPHYLHVMAILFVSNIVIMLIIGRFFPRKEPFQLEYTKQVSIEPWKHVKLASALIAIIVIGIYVYFAK, encoded by the coding sequence ATGGCACTTATTTCGTTTTTAGGATTCACACTATTAGTGGGTATCATATCCTGGTGGTCCGTTAGAAAAACAGATGAATCATCATCCGATGGTTATTTTTTGGGCGGCAGGAGCCTTACTGCAGGGGTCATTGCCGGCTCATTGCTATTGACCAACTTGTCCACCGAACAAATTGTGGGCCTTAATGGCAGCGCCTATAAGGATGGGCTTTCCGTTATGGCCTGGGAAACCTTGGCGGCCCTGGCCATCGTGGTAACAGCACTGTTTTTGCTGCCCAGATATCTAAAGGGCGGATTGACCACCGTGCCCCAGTTTTTGGCGAAACGTTTCGATGTTGCCACAAAAACCATCACCTCGGGACTTTTCCTAACGGGCTATGTTGTGGTACTGCTACCGGTGATCCTTTATTCCGGTTCGGTGGCGATCAGTGGCATGTTCGATGTTCCCGCTCTTTTGGGCGTATCCGAATCCTCCGCCTTGGTCATTTGCATATGGGGAATTGGTATCATCGGCTCCATTTATGCCGTTTTTGGCGGATTGAAGGCCGTAGCCGTATCCGACAGTATCAACGCAGTTGGATTGATCATAGGTGGCATAATGATTCCTATATTCGGTTTGATGGCCATTGGCGATGGAAGTGTAATGGGAGGGCTCGACACCTTAATGGCCGCCAACCCCGAACGTTTTGATTCAACCGGGAACCCTGGACAGGAGGTGCCTTTTTCCACCATTTTTACGGGCATGATGCTGGTTCAGCTTTTTTATTGGGGAACCAACCAACAAATTATTCAACGTGGACTGGGTGCCAAAAATTTGGCCGAGGGACAAAAAGGATTATTGTTGGCCGCTTTTTTAAAGATACTGGGGCCCATTATTTTGGTTTTGCCCGGAATGATCGCTTATTATTATTTTGAAGGCGGGCTGGCCAGCAGTGATCTTGCTTATCCCGAATTGGTAAGGGCCGTGCTGCCAAAACCGCTGATGGGCTTTTTTGCCGCCGTGCTTTTTGGGGCCATCCTAAGCTCGTTCAACAGTGTGCTCAACAGTTCGGTGACCTTGTTCGGAATTGATATCTACAAGCAGCACATCAACAAAAATGCCCCGGAAATGACCGTAGTGAAGTATGGTAAGGTTTTCGGGGTGTGCTTGGCACTTGCAGCGATGTTCATTGCGCCGCTTATAGCCAATGCAGGTAGTTTGTTCAACTATCTTCAGGAAATCAATGGTATTTACAGCATTCCTATTTTCACCATTATCGTAGTAGGTTATCTTACTAAAAAAGTTCCCGCCATCGCGGCTAAAGTTGGCATCCTTTCAGGATCTATTCTTTACATCATCAGCCAGTTCATCGTTGGACCCAAAATGGTATCCCAGGCACTTGCCGAGGCGAAGGCCAATGGCATAACCGATCCGGTAGAACTCAACTTGATCGAGGCCGGGGCATATCCGCACTATTTGCACGTTATGGCCATTTTGTTCGTTTCCAACATTGTTATTATGCTTATCATCGGAAGGTTCTTCCCAAGAAAAGAACCGTTCCAATTGGAATATACCAAACAAGTTTCCATAGAACCCTGGAAACACGTAAAATTGGCCAGTGCACTCATAGCCATAATCGTAATCGGAATCTATGTCTATTTTGCGAAATAG
- a CDS encoding DUF5690 family protein has protein sequence MYAFRKPFSVATFDGLSFMGMDYKILLVIAQVLGYALSKFVGIKVISELKPSRRLLYLISLIVLAEISLVLFAWVPAPYNIPFMFLNGFPLGMIWGIVFSYIEGRRFTDILGVVLSASFIVSSGVVKSVGLYVMNSWGISEFWMPSVTGALFFVPLLICSFLLQSVPPPTAEDIENRTERIPMTAEDRKKVIKKFFLPLFLIVLFYTFLTAFRDFRDNFARELWDSIGYQGDISVFSTSEIIIAIVVLLIIGSIFYIKDNFKALLTYHALLILGTLVLTVSTIMFQIGVLDPFIWMVCTGFGLYICYVPFNCLFFDRFIATFKVKGNSGFLIYIADTFGYVGSVLVLLYKNFGQANLSWLNFFVYGTYAVAVIGIVSTLMLYVHFVARRRSEELNKRLDYGQ, from the coding sequence ATGTACGCCTTTAGAAAACCTTTCTCCGTGGCCACTTTTGATGGGCTGTCCTTTATGGGAATGGATTACAAAATCCTATTGGTGATTGCCCAAGTGCTCGGCTATGCCCTTTCCAAATTTGTGGGCATAAAGGTGATATCCGAATTAAAGCCAAGTCGCAGGCTGCTCTATTTGATTTCGTTGATCGTACTCGCCGAAATATCGTTGGTGCTTTTTGCATGGGTGCCGGCGCCATACAATATTCCTTTTATGTTCCTTAATGGTTTTCCGTTGGGCATGATCTGGGGAATCGTCTTCTCCTATATTGAAGGAAGACGGTTCACCGATATCTTGGGAGTTGTTCTTTCCGCAAGTTTTATCGTTTCCAGCGGTGTGGTGAAATCCGTAGGGCTTTACGTGATGAATTCTTGGGGAATCAGTGAATTTTGGATGCCATCCGTAACCGGTGCATTATTTTTTGTTCCCCTTTTGATATGCTCTTTTCTTTTACAGTCCGTTCCTCCACCTACGGCAGAGGATATTGAAAATAGAACGGAGCGTATCCCGATGACGGCGGAGGACAGAAAAAAAGTAATAAAAAAGTTCTTCCTTCCTTTGTTCTTGATTGTACTGTTCTACACTTTCTTGACCGCTTTCCGGGATTTTAGGGACAATTTTGCCCGCGAACTATGGGACAGCATCGGCTACCAAGGCGATATTTCCGTTTTTTCAACCTCGGAGATCATCATTGCCATTGTGGTGCTATTGATCATTGGCTCCATTTTCTATATAAAAGATAATTTTAAGGCATTGCTTACCTACCATGCCTTGCTCATTTTAGGGACTTTGGTATTGACGGTCAGCACAATTATGTTCCAAATAGGGGTCTTGGATCCATTTATTTGGATGGTGTGCACCGGTTTTGGACTTTACATTTGTTACGTGCCGTTCAATTGCCTCTTTTTTGATAGGTTCATTGCCACGTTCAAGGTAAAGGGAAATTCAGGGTTTCTTATTTATATAGCCGATACCTTTGGATATGTTGGCAGCGTATTGGTGCTGCTTTATAAAAACTTTGGACAGGCCAACCTCTCTTGGCTCAACTTCTTTGTTTACGGTACCTATGCCGTTGCTGTGATCGGTATTGTAAGTACATTGATGTTGTATGTGCATTTTGTGGCACGCCGTAGATCGGAAGAACTTAATAAGCGATTGGATTATGGACAATAA
- a CDS encoding TIGR03364 family FAD-dependent oxidoreductase, with product MDNKYDAVIVGGGILGTFHAYHALELGLKVCLVEKDAYPKGATTQNFGQVVPSGMNTKWQKFGRESLRLYKEIQSQFDISIRQNGTVYLASNEEEEQLLVELRAINNGNDYPSKMLTKQQCLERYPGLRSDYVTAGLFFPDEVTVEPRTMIHKLQKYLVDQKGLHIKFDFPVVSCESGGEWVSVQSTKNEEVYGKKVIVCNGADFKNLYPEMFASSDLEVSKLQMMQTKPQKDFELKGSILTGWSIRRYEAFHECPSFAKIKASEPKDSLQKKWGVHILFKQAADGSVILGDSHQYADAHKMEDLGYDLDMDIDNFMIGEAKKIIDLPTYQIQKRWYGIYSQCKNSDIFQKTIDRNIHVVTGIGGKGMTGSAGFSKKNIATIFNAQKINL from the coding sequence ATGGACAATAAATATGATGCCGTCATTGTAGGTGGCGGTATTTTGGGGACTTTTCATGCCTACCATGCATTGGAATTGGGCCTAAAAGTATGTTTGGTGGAGAAGGATGCCTATCCCAAAGGGGCGACCACTCAAAATTTTGGACAAGTAGTACCCTCTGGTATGAACACCAAATGGCAGAAATTTGGTCGCGAAAGTCTTAGGCTCTATAAGGAGATTCAGTCCCAATTTGATATCAGCATCCGTCAAAACGGAACGGTTTATCTGGCCTCCAATGAAGAAGAAGAGCAATTGTTGGTCGAGTTAAGGGCCATCAACAATGGTAACGATTATCCATCAAAAATGCTTACAAAACAACAGTGTTTGGAGCGTTACCCTGGGCTGCGAAGCGATTATGTAACTGCGGGACTCTTTTTTCCGGATGAGGTCACGGTAGAACCTAGGACCATGATCCACAAGCTTCAGAAATATCTGGTCGACCAAAAAGGCCTGCACATTAAGTTTGATTTTCCTGTGGTGTCCTGTGAATCGGGTGGGGAGTGGGTTTCGGTCCAAAGCACAAAAAATGAAGAAGTGTACGGAAAAAAGGTCATAGTTTGCAATGGGGCAGATTTCAAAAACTTATATCCAGAAATGTTCGCATCCAGTGATCTTGAAGTCTCCAAACTGCAAATGATGCAGACCAAACCACAAAAGGATTTCGAATTAAAGGGATCCATTTTAACGGGATGGTCCATTAGAAGGTACGAGGCATTCCATGAATGTCCGTCCTTTGCAAAAATCAAAGCAAGTGAGCCAAAGGATAGCCTTCAGAAAAAATGGGGCGTCCACATCCTTTTTAAACAGGCAGCGGACGGTTCGGTAATTTTGGGAGATTCCCATCAATATGCCGATGCCCACAAAATGGAAGATTTAGGGTACGACCTGGATATGGACATTGATAATTTTATGATCGGGGAGGCCAAAAAAATCATAGATCTGCCTACCTATCAAATCCAGAAAAGATGGTACGGTATCTACTCACAATGTAAGAACAGCGATATTTTTCAAAAAACCATAGACCGGAACATCCATGTTGTAACGGGAATCGGGGGAAAGGGAATGACGGGCAGTGCCGGATTTTCCAAAAAGAATATCGCCACAATTTTTAATGCGCAGAAAATTAATTTATGA
- a CDS encoding phosphonatase-like hydrolase has translation MKNLQLAVFDMAGTTVNEDNVVYKTVRAALAKHGVEVSLETVLEYGAGKEKFKAIADILKQNQTEGVDPHSVFLDFKVMLEEAYANLNVTPYDGVEELFGMLRSNGIKVVLNTGYDKKTASSLLEKLGWIPGNQIDALITADDVVNGRPSSEMIDKAMEMFDITETKNVLKAGDSVIDIEEGKNANCGWTVAVLTGAQTREQLATAEPTMIKDSLSDLIEILFPIK, from the coding sequence ATGAAGAATTTACAACTGGCCGTTTTTGATATGGCCGGCACAACGGTTAACGAAGACAACGTGGTGTATAAAACGGTTAGGGCCGCTTTGGCTAAGCATGGCGTGGAAGTTTCCTTGGAAACAGTGCTTGAATATGGTGCGGGCAAGGAAAAGTTCAAGGCCATTGCCGATATTTTGAAACAAAATCAAACGGAGGGTGTGGACCCGCATTCCGTTTTTTTGGATTTTAAAGTAATGTTGGAAGAGGCGTATGCCAATTTGAACGTAACTCCTTATGACGGGGTTGAGGAACTTTTCGGTATGTTGAGGTCGAATGGGATCAAGGTTGTTTTGAACACAGGCTACGATAAAAAAACAGCAAGTTCACTTTTGGAGAAATTGGGGTGGATTCCAGGCAATCAAATTGATGCCCTGATCACAGCGGACGATGTGGTAAACGGTAGACCATCATCCGAAATGATAGACAAGGCCATGGAAATGTTCGACATCACCGAGACCAAAAATGTGCTGAAAGCTGGCGATTCCGTTATTGATATTGAGGAAGGTAAAAATGCAAATTGTGGATGGACCGTTGCGGTGTTGACAGGTGCCCAGACCCGTGAACAATTGGCGACAGCAGAGCCCACGATGATCAAGGATTCGTTGTCCGATTTGATAGAAATATTGTTCCCGATCAAATAA
- a CDS encoding helix-turn-helix domain-containing protein translates to MEDYLIGIGKRIKQIRKNNKKTINDVAVSAGVTAGLISRIENGRTIPSLPVFLKIVGALEMEMTDFFDGIPKAHGQVFLVTRKDEQSIIEKEDEAVGFTYNYIFGKQLNSVGFESVLLEVQPNSERDKVVTDAFEFKYILTGECYYRIGDQEVLLKEGDSIFFDGRIPHVPINRGKIPSKMLVVYFFI, encoded by the coding sequence ATGGAAGATTACCTCATCGGCATTGGAAAAAGGATCAAGCAAATTCGAAAGAACAATAAAAAGACCATAAACGATGTTGCAGTGAGTGCTGGAGTGACCGCCGGGCTTATTTCCCGTATCGAAAATGGTCGTACCATACCCTCATTGCCCGTATTCTTGAAAATTGTGGGCGCCCTGGAAATGGAGATGACCGATTTTTTTGACGGCATCCCCAAGGCACACGGGCAGGTTTTTCTAGTGACCCGAAAAGATGAACAATCCATTATTGAAAAAGAGGACGAGGCCGTTGGTTTTACCTATAACTACATTTTTGGCAAACAATTGAACTCCGTTGGTTTTGAAAGCGTGCTTTTGGAGGTGCAGCCCAACTCGGAACGCGATAAAGTGGTCACCGATGCTTTTGAGTTCAAGTATATTTTAACGGGAGAATGCTATTATCGCATAGGCGACCAAGAGGTATTGCTAAAAGAAGGGGATTCCATTTTTTTTGATGGTAGAATCCCCCATGTGCCTATCAACCGGGGAAAAATCCCCTCTAAAATGCTTGTGGTCTATTTCTTTATTTGA